Proteins co-encoded in one Neofelis nebulosa isolate mNeoNeb1 chromosome 2, mNeoNeb1.pri, whole genome shotgun sequence genomic window:
- the LOC131494555 gene encoding aquaporin-12B-like isoform X2, protein MAGLNVSLSFFFATFVLCQAARRACKALLPAGAYASFARGAVGAAQLGACCLEMRMLAEPGPWAGGFGPDLLLTLLTLLLLVHGATCDGAAANPTVSLQDFLLAEAPAPRTLLKLAAQGLGVRAACALTRLYRAWELCDLHVLQNLLDPHCGSPLRTPVSHGALVEGAGAFFLHLTLLRLRNSLPAYRVPAVAPLATVMTHTGMVLAVLLYHGRLPRLFQRNLLYSQKNKYRTPRGKPAPGPRDTQTPAEGCGSREPGRGGAGQPLPGSH, encoded by the exons ATGGCCGGTCTGAACgtgtccctctccttcttcttcgcCACCTTCGTCCTCTGCCAGGCGGCCAGGAGGGCGTGCAAGGCCCTGCTCCCGGCGGGCGCCTACGCCAGCTTCGCCCGGGGGGCGGTGGGCGCGGCCCAGCTGGGGGCCTGCTGTCTGGAGATGCGGATGTTGGCCGAGCCCGGCCCCTGGGCGGGGGGCTTCGGCCCCGACCTGCTGCTCACCCTGCTCACCCTGCTCCTCCTGGTTCACGGGGCGACCTGCGACGGCGCCGCGGCCAACCCCACCGTGTCCCTGCAGGACTTCCTCCTGGCCGAGGCCCCCGCGCCCCGCACGCTGCTGAAGCTGGCGGCCCAGGGGCTGGGTGTGCGGGCGGCCTGTGCCCTGACCCGGCTGTACCGGGCCTGGGAGCTCTGTGACCTGCACGTCCTCCAGAACCTCCTGGACCCGCACTGCGGCTCCCCCCTGCGCACGCCCGTGTCCCACGGCGCGCTCGTGGAAGGCGCCGGCGCCTTCTTCTTGCACCTGACCCTCCTCCGCCTCCGGAACAGCCTGCCCGCCTACCGGGTGCCGGCCGTGGCCCCGCTGGCCACCGTCATGACCCACACAG ggatggtccTGGCCGTCCTGCTGTATCATGGCCGCCTTCCTCGCCTGTTCCAGAGGAACCTGTTGTACAGCCAGAAGAACAAGTACCGAACCCCTAGAGGGAAGCCGGCCCCGGGGCCTAGAGACACCCAGACGCCTGCAGAGGGGTGCGGAAGCCGGGAgcctgggcggggtggggcggggcagccGCTGCCGGGCTCCCACTGA
- the LOC131494555 gene encoding aquaporin-12B-like isoform X1, which yields MAGLNVSLSFFFATFVLCQAARRACKALLPAGAYASFARGAVGAAQLGACCLEMRMLAEPGPWAGGFGPDLLLTLLTLLLLVHGATCDGAAANPTVSLQDFLLAEAPAPRTLLKLAAQGLGVRAACALTRLYRAWELCDLHVLQNLLDPHCGSPLRTPVSHGALVEGAGAFFLHLTLLRLRNSLPAYRVPAVAPLATVMTHTAGPFTSAFFNPALATWATFHCSGHTLLEYMQVYWLGPLTGMVLAVLLYHGRLPRLFQRNLLYSQKNKYRTPRGKPAPGPRDTQTPAEGCGSREPGRGGAGQPLPGSH from the exons ATGGCCGGTCTGAACgtgtccctctccttcttcttcgcCACCTTCGTCCTCTGCCAGGCGGCCAGGAGGGCGTGCAAGGCCCTGCTCCCGGCGGGCGCCTACGCCAGCTTCGCCCGGGGGGCGGTGGGCGCGGCCCAGCTGGGGGCCTGCTGTCTGGAGATGCGGATGTTGGCCGAGCCCGGCCCCTGGGCGGGGGGCTTCGGCCCCGACCTGCTGCTCACCCTGCTCACCCTGCTCCTCCTGGTTCACGGGGCGACCTGCGACGGCGCCGCGGCCAACCCCACCGTGTCCCTGCAGGACTTCCTCCTGGCCGAGGCCCCCGCGCCCCGCACGCTGCTGAAGCTGGCGGCCCAGGGGCTGGGTGTGCGGGCGGCCTGTGCCCTGACCCGGCTGTACCGGGCCTGGGAGCTCTGTGACCTGCACGTCCTCCAGAACCTCCTGGACCCGCACTGCGGCTCCCCCCTGCGCACGCCCGTGTCCCACGGCGCGCTCGTGGAAGGCGCCGGCGCCTTCTTCTTGCACCTGACCCTCCTCCGCCTCCGGAACAGCCTGCCCGCCTACCGGGTGCCGGCCGTGGCCCCGCTGGCCACCGTCATGACCCACACAG CTGGGCCCTTCACGTCCGCCTTCTTCAACCCGGCCCTGGCCACCTGGGCCACATTCCACTGCTCGGGCCACACCCTGCTGGAGTACATGCAGGTGTACTGGCTGGGTCCTCTGACAG ggatggtccTGGCCGTCCTGCTGTATCATGGCCGCCTTCCTCGCCTGTTCCAGAGGAACCTGTTGTACAGCCAGAAGAACAAGTACCGAACCCCTAGAGGGAAGCCGGCCCCGGGGCCTAGAGACACCCAGACGCCTGCAGAGGGGTGCGGAAGCCGGGAgcctgggcggggtggggcggggcagccGCTGCCGGGCTCCCACTGA